The Aeromonas encheleia genomic sequence TAGGCGACTATGGTGACGTAGAAGATCGCCTTGGTGTCCTTGTAGCCACGCAGGGCCGCGGCCGCGACCACCTGCACCGAGTCGGACACCTGATAGATGGCGGCGAAGAACAGCAGGGTGGCGGCCAGCGTGATCACCTGGATGTCATCGGTATAGATACCCGCGATATGCTCGCGCAGCAGCACCGTCAGGGCGGCGGTGCCGGCGGCGACCGCCATGCCCAGCATCAGGCCGGTACGGGCGGCGACCCGGGCGTGGGCTGGCTGGCCTTCCCCTATGCTGTGGCCGACCCGGATGGTGACGCCGACGCCAATCGACAGCGGCAGCATAAACACCAGGCTGGAGAAGTTCAGGGCGATCTGGTGGCTCGCCACCGTCTCCGCCCCGAACGGTGCCAGCATCAGGGCCACCACGGTGAACAGGGTCACCTCGCAGAAGATCGCCATGGCGATGGGGAAGCCGAGCCGGAACAGGCGCCAGATCCGGCTGCCGTTGGGGCGCGCGAGCTGGGCGAACAGGTTGATGGTCTTGAAGTGAGGGGAGAGCTTCACGTAGAGGATCATCGCCAGCAGCATGGCCCAGAGCACGATGGCGGTGGCCACCCCACATCCGACCCCGCCGAGCTTGGGCATGCCGAAGTGGCCGTGGATGAAGATGTAGTTGGCGGGGATGTTGACCGCCAGCCCGACGAAGCCTATCACCATGGTGGGCATGGTGTGGGAGAGCCCCTCGCTGAAGTTGCGCAGCACCTGGAACAGCACGAAGGCGGGCAGGCCCCACAGGATGGCGTGCAGGAAGCCCGTGGTCTTGGCGGCCATGACCGGATCCACGTCCATCATATGCAGCGCCAGCGGGCTGAAGTAGAGCGCCAGCATGGCGAAGGGGATCACCATCAGCGCCAGCCAGAAGCCCTGGTGCACGGCCGGGCGTACCTCGTCCCGTTTGCGGGCCCCGTTGAGCTGGGAGACGATGGGGGTGAGCGCCATGATGATGCCTTGCGTCAGCAGGATGATCGGCAACCAGAAGCTGGAGGCGACCGACACCGCCGCGAGATCCACGGCACTGACCTGTCCCGCCATCACGGTATCGACGAAGCTCATGGCGATCTGAGCCACCTGGGCCACCAGAATGGGGCTGGCTAGGCGAACGAGCTGCTTCGCCTCGGTCCAATAACGTTGCACTGACACCTCCGAGTGGATCAGATAAAAGAGAAAAGAACGGGTAAATGAGAAGAGCTTTTGTCTCCTCACCGGGAGGAGACAAAATGCGGGGGTGTCATTCTAGCCTGAAAATCAGCCAACGTGAAACGGTTGGCGGGCCCTGCGTGGGGGGATCAGGCGTCTTCGTGATCGCTGATCAGCAGGTTGGCGGCGGCGTAGGCGGCCTGCTGGCGTAGCTCGGCGGGGACCCGCTCGTCGCTGGCCACGGCGTCGAGTGCCCGGATGCTGGCGGCGATGGCCTGCGGCACATAGCCCTGCTCACCGGACCCAATCTGGTTATAGGCGATGCGAATGGCCTCACAACATTGATATACCTGCATTATTTCATCCTCAATCGACAGAGTGCATAGTTCGCCACTATAGCGATCGGACCGGTGCTTGTCAGCCGGCGCGCTTGTCTGAGCCGGTGGACGGGGTTAACCTGCCAGCGATTTTTTGTCATAGCAGGAGACGAGACATGTTCACCGGCATAGTACAGGGGACCGCCGAACTGGTGGCCATAGAGGCGCTGCCCAACTTTCGCACCCACGTGATCCGCATGCCGAACCCGGCCTGGGGAGAGGGGCTGGCGCTCGGCGCCTCGGTGGCCCACAACGGTTGTTGCCTGACGGTCACCCGCATCGAGGGGGAGCTGGTCAGCTTCGATCTGATGCAGGAGACCCTGGCGGTCACCAACCTCGGCAGCCTGCAGCTGGGGGACAAGGTGAACCTGGAGCGGGCCGCCCGTTTTGGCGACGAGATCGGCGGTCACGCCATGTCTGGCCACATCATGGGCACGGCGGAGGTGAGCGCCGTCATCGACACTCCCAACAACCGCCAGGTCTGGTATCGCCTCGCCCCCGAGCTGATGAAATACGTGTTGACCAAGGGCTACATCGGCATCGACGGCATCAGCCTGACGGTGGGCGAGGTGCGGGGGGCTGAGTTCTGCGTCAACCTGATCCCCGAGACCCTGGCTCGCACCAATCTGGGCTGGGTCAAGGCGGGTTGGCGCACCAACATCGAGATCGATCCCCAGACCCAGGCCATCGTCGATACGGTGGAACGGGTGCTGGCGGCGCGCCAGCCGGCCTGATCCGCCGGAGTTCACGCCTCAACTTCAAAATGGCCCGCATCATGCGGGCCCTGTTCGATCCCGTGAACGGAAGACGAGACGACGCACCAGTCACGGCAGAACGTTCTGCCGTAATGGGTCCGTTCCCCGCGACTCAGCAATGGCACTGCCAAAAAAAGAAGCCCATCGAGCTGACGGGCTTAAAGGAATGAACAGAAGAACCATGTGGCGAGGATGAACGCCATCCCCAGTGTGGCTGTTAAACCCCTGGCCTGCTTGGCCTGACGGACCCTGAGCGTCAGACTCTGGCCGATGGAGGAAACCGGGCCTACACTTCATATGTCTGGCACATCCATGAGCCGACAACCATCACATAAGCGACAAGGCCCCTTGGCGAACTTCAGGATGATTTGAGGTTCTCCGAGGGGCTTTTTTCTATGGGGGAATTGGTTGAGCAGGGACATGTGAGGGGAGGTGGGCATGGTCTCGACGGCATGGCGCCGCTGCCGTCACTCATTGTCTGCGAAGTACCAGCCACAGGACAGGGTGAGCCTGCTGCGACCAGGCTGTGATACGCCCCCCGCAGGCTGTCTGCCATGGGGCGAGCGCCATCATCATGATCGCGTTGACACTGGCCGCCTGATTTAGGCCAGGCCATCGAAAGCGCAATCAGAACATCTGCTCGTCGTCCGCATCCACAAACAGCTGCAGGCAGTCGCGCGCCTCATCCAGGTGCAGACGCAGGTGGATGGGGTTGCAACAGGCCATGCAATCCTCGTAGAACTCCTGATCCCCCTGGCTGGCATCCAGCTCGACCCGGGTGTGATGGCCGCAGTGGGGGCAGACGATGCGCTTGCTGGTGTACTCGATCATGGTGACCTCCTCGGGCCGAACTGGCCGCCTCTCTCCTGATTCTAGTCGGCGAGAGGCGGCGCAACCGCGAGCAGGCGCACGTTTACGGCAGCCCCTGCCGGGCCTGGTCGTGAGGAGGTCGACGTCACTAGGCCTAGCTGGCCAGCTAGGCGGCATCCAGCTCGGCCAGGGTGCGCAGCTGGTGATCGGCGATGGCGGGACGGGGATCCCCCACCAGCGCCGGGCTCATGGAAACGATCAGCACCTCAAGCCATTCACGCTATCCAGTTGGCCAAGGTGGCGGCATCCAGCTCGGCCAGCGATCGCAGCTGGTGATCGGCGATGGTGGGACGGGGATCCCCCACCAGCGCCGGGCTCATGGAAACGATCAGCACCTCAAGCCATTCACGCTATCCAGTTGGCCAAGGTGGCGGCATCCAGTTCGGCCAGCGATCGCAGCTGATGATCGGCGATGGCGAGACGGGGATCTCCCACCAGTGCCGGGCTCATGGAAACGATCAGCACCTCAAGCCATTCACGCTATCCAGTTGGCCAAGGTGGCGGCATCCAGCTCGGCCAGCGATCGCAGCTGGTGATCGGCGATGGCGAGACGGGGATCTCCCACCAGTGCCGGGCTCATGGAAACGATCAGCACCTCAAGCCATTCACGCTATCCAGTTGGCCAAGGTGGCGGCATCCAGCTCGGCCAGCGATCGCAGCTGGTGATCGGCGATGGCGAGACGGGGATCTCCCACCAGTGCCGGGTCCGGTACGATCAGCGCCTGCATGGAGGCCGCCTTGGCCGCCAGCAGACCGGTGAAGCTGTCCTCGATGGCGAGGCAATGCACCGGCAGGACCCCGAGCTTCTCGGCCGCATGGATGTAGACATCCGGGTGGGGCTTGCCGAAGCGCTCCACCTCGGCGGAGTGGACCGCGAGGAAGCGATCCTTGATGCCGAGCTTGCCGAGCACCGCCTCCACCATGTTGAAGGGGGAGGAGGTGGCCAGTCCTATCTTGAGCCCCTGCGCCTCGATCAGGGTCAGTGCCGCCAGCACCCCCTCCTTGGCCTCGCCCTCCTGCAAGATGAGTGCGATGACCCGATCCAGGATGCGCTGCACCACCTCCTCCTGGCTGGGGCCGCTCCAGGGGCGCAGCCGATACCAGTGCGCCACCAGCTGATCGATGCGTACCCCTATGGTGGAGTGGCAATCCTCTTCCGTGTGGGGGTGGCCCAGTTCGGAGAACACGGCCATCTGGGCCCGTTGCCAAAAGGGTTCAGAATCGATCAGAACACCATCCATATCGAAGATCACGGCAGCTAACATCATCTACTCCTGACTAAATTGAACTCTGGATTATAAGCCGGCCGCAGAAATGCAAAAGGGGCATTTCGATGCCCCTTGCGCCCGATCATGCCGGCGTGGCTTTCCCTAGAAGATCACCTCGACCCTGGCGGCGACGGCCTTGGCCCGCTCGACCGCCTCGTCACAGTGCTGACCACGGGCCAGTGCCACCCCGAGCCGGCGGCGACCGGCGATCTCGGGCTTGCCGAACAGTCGCAGCTGGGCACCCGGCACCAGAGACAGCGCCTCGCCAATCCCCTGATAGCGAAGGTCCTGGCTGTGGCCCTCCCGCAGCACCACGGCGGAGGCGCTCGGCCCGAACGGTGTGATGGTGCCGATGGGCAAGCCCAGGATGGCGCGCACGTGCAGGGCAAACTCGGAGAGATCCTGGGAGATCAGGGTCACCATGCCGGTGTCGTGGGGGCGAGGGGAGACCTCGCTGAACCAGACGTTTTCCCCCTGGACGAACAGCTCGACCCCGAACAGGCCGTAGCCGCCGAGCGCCTCGACCACCTTGGCTGCGACCTCTTTGGATCGGGCCAGCGCCAGCTCGCTCATCTGCTGGGGCTGCCAGGACTCGCGGTAGTCGCCATCCTCCTGGCGGTGGCCGATGGGATCGCAGAAGTGGATGCCATCCACGGCGCGGATCGTGAGCAGGGTGATCTCGTAGTCAAAGGGCACAAAGCCCTCGACGATCACCTTGCCACGGCCGGCGCGGCCACCCTCCTGGGCATAGGTCCAGCTCTCGCCGAGCTTGGCGAGGTCGCGCAGCAGGCTCTGGCCCTTGCCGGACGAACTCATCACGGGTTTCACCACGCAAGGCAGGCCGATGGCCTGGACCGCGGCGACAAACTCCTCCTGGCTCTGGGCGAATCGATAGGAGGAGGTGGGCAGACCCAGCTCCTCGGCGGCGAGGCGGCGGATCCCCTCCCGGTTCATGGTGAGCTGGGTGGCACGGGC encodes the following:
- a CDS encoding MATE family efflux transporter; protein product: MQRYWTEAKQLVRLASPILVAQVAQIAMSFVDTVMAGQVSAVDLAAVSVASSFWLPIILLTQGIIMALTPIVSQLNGARKRDEVRPAVHQGFWLALMVIPFAMLALYFSPLALHMMDVDPVMAAKTTGFLHAILWGLPAFVLFQVLRNFSEGLSHTMPTMVIGFVGLAVNIPANYIFIHGHFGMPKLGGVGCGVATAIVLWAMLLAMILYVKLSPHFKTINLFAQLARPNGSRIWRLFRLGFPIAMAIFCEVTLFTVVALMLAPFGAETVASHQIALNFSSLVFMLPLSIGVGVTIRVGHSIGEGQPAHARVAARTGLMLGMAVAAGTAALTVLLREHIAGIYTDDIQVITLAATLLFFAAIYQVSDSVQVVAAAALRGYKDTKAIFYVTIVAYWGLGLPTGMMLGLTDWVVPRMGPQGFWIGFIVGLTGAALMLGTRLRLIYGRFASPEACTTLSQAQ
- a CDS encoding YaeP family protein, with the translated sequence MQVYQCCEAIRIAYNQIGSGEQGYVPQAIAASIRALDAVASDERVPAELRQQAAYAAANLLISDHEDA
- a CDS encoding riboflavin synthase; translated protein: MFTGIVQGTAELVAIEALPNFRTHVIRMPNPAWGEGLALGASVAHNGCCLTVTRIEGELVSFDLMQETLAVTNLGSLQLGDKVNLERAARFGDEIGGHAMSGHIMGTAEVSAVIDTPNNRQVWYRLAPELMKYVLTKGYIGIDGISLTVGEVRGAEFCVNLIPETLARTNLGWVKAGWRTNIEIDPQTQAIVDTVERVLAARQPA
- a CDS encoding CPXCG motif-containing cysteine-rich protein yields the protein MIEYTSKRIVCPHCGHHTRVELDASQGDQEFYEDCMACCNPIHLRLHLDEARDCLQLFVDADDEQMF
- the hxpB gene encoding hexitol phosphatase HxpB; the encoded protein is MLAAVIFDMDGVLIDSEPFWQRAQMAVFSELGHPHTEEDCHSTIGVRIDQLVAHWYRLRPWSGPSQEEVVQRILDRVIALILQEGEAKEGVLAALTLIEAQGLKIGLATSSPFNMVEAVLGKLGIKDRFLAVHSAEVERFGKPHPDVYIHAAEKLGVLPVHCLAIEDSFTGLLAAKAASMQALIVPDPALVGDPRLAIADHQLRSLAELDAATLANWIA
- the purT gene encoding formate-dependent phosphoribosylglycinamide formyltransferase produces the protein MFGTATRPGATRALLLGSGELGKEVAIELQRFGIEVIAADRYPHAPAMQVAHASHVLDMLDGDALRALVAEVKPDLIIPEIEAIATDTLAQLEQEGVRVVPNARATQLTMNREGIRRLAAEELGLPTSSYRFAQSQEEFVAAVQAIGLPCVVKPVMSSSGKGQSLLRDLAKLGESWTYAQEGGRAGRGKVIVEGFVPFDYEITLLTIRAVDGIHFCDPIGHRQEDGDYRESWQPQQMSELALARSKEVAAKVVEALGGYGLFGVELFVQGENVWFSEVSPRPHDTGMVTLISQDLSEFALHVRAILGLPIGTITPFGPSASAVVLREGHSQDLRYQGIGEALSLVPGAQLRLFGKPEIAGRRRLGVALARGQHCDEAVERAKAVAARVEVIF